One stretch of Kogia breviceps isolate mKogBre1 chromosome 18, mKogBre1 haplotype 1, whole genome shotgun sequence DNA includes these proteins:
- the ORC6 gene encoding origin recognition complex subunit 6 isoform X2 — translation MEPGLIRRLAPRLGIAEPELLRKAEEYLRLSHVKCIGLSARTTETSNAVMCLDLAASCMKYPLDRAYLIKLSGLNKKMYQSCLKSFECLLGLNSNIGIRDLAVQFSCTEAVNMASKILQSYESSLPQTQQVDLDLSRPLFTSAALLSACKILKLKVDKNKMAATSGVKKAMFDRLCKQLEKIGQQIDREPGDSATPPWKKKKKVVEPSATEIENVVEIPHKPQKDEDLTQDYEQWKRKILENAAKAQKATTE, via the exons ATGGAGCCTGGTCTGATCCGGCGTTTAGCCCCGCGCCTGGGTATCGCCGAGCCGGAGTTGCTGAG GAAAGCAGAGGAGTACTTGCGACTGTCCCATGTGAAGTGTATTGGCCTGTCTGCACGAACCACAGAAACCAGCAATGCAGTCATGTGCCTGGACCTTGCAGCTTCCTGCATGAAGTACCCCTTGGACAGG GCTTATTTAATTAAACTTTCTGGTTTGAACAAGAAGATGTATCAGAGTTGTCTTAAATCTTTTGAGTGTTTACTGGGCCTGAACTCGAATATTGGAATAAGAGACCTAGCTGTACAGTTTAGCTGTACAGAAGCAGTGAACATGGCTTCAAAGATACTGCAAAG CTATGAGTCCAGTCTTCCACAAACACAACAAGTGGATCTTGACTTATCCAGGCCGCTTTTCACCAGTGCTGCACTACTTTCAGCATGCAA GATTCTAAAGCTAAAGgtggacaaaaataaaatggcagccACATCCGGTGTAAAAAAAGCCATGTTTGATCGACTCTGTAAACAGTTAGAGAAGATTGGGCAGCAGATCGACA gagAGCCTGGAGATTCAGCTACTCCaccatggaagaaaaagaaaaaagtggttgAACCTTCAGCAACAG aaATAGAGAATGTAGTAGAGATCCCACATAAACCGCAAAAAGATGAAGATCTGACACAGGATTATGAACAGTGGAAAaggaaaattttggaaaatgctgCCAAAGCACAAAAGGCTACAACAGAGTGA
- the ORC6 gene encoding origin recognition complex subunit 6 isoform X4, translating to MEPGLIRRLAPRLGIAEPELLRKAEEYLRLSHVKCIGLSARTTETSNAVMCLDLAASCMKYPLDRAYLIKLSGLNKKMYQSCLKSFECLLGLNSNIGIRDLAVQFSCTEAVNMASKILQSYESSLPQTQQVDLDLSRPLFTSAALLSACKILKLKVDKNKMAATSGVKKAMFDRLCKQLEKIGQQIDREPGDSATPPWKKKKKVVEPSATEVAD from the exons ATGGAGCCTGGTCTGATCCGGCGTTTAGCCCCGCGCCTGGGTATCGCCGAGCCGGAGTTGCTGAG GAAAGCAGAGGAGTACTTGCGACTGTCCCATGTGAAGTGTATTGGCCTGTCTGCACGAACCACAGAAACCAGCAATGCAGTCATGTGCCTGGACCTTGCAGCTTCCTGCATGAAGTACCCCTTGGACAGG GCTTATTTAATTAAACTTTCTGGTTTGAACAAGAAGATGTATCAGAGTTGTCTTAAATCTTTTGAGTGTTTACTGGGCCTGAACTCGAATATTGGAATAAGAGACCTAGCTGTACAGTTTAGCTGTACAGAAGCAGTGAACATGGCTTCAAAGATACTGCAAAG CTATGAGTCCAGTCTTCCACAAACACAACAAGTGGATCTTGACTTATCCAGGCCGCTTTTCACCAGTGCTGCACTACTTTCAGCATGCAA GATTCTAAAGCTAAAGgtggacaaaaataaaatggcagccACATCCGGTGTAAAAAAAGCCATGTTTGATCGACTCTGTAAACAGTTAGAGAAGATTGGGCAGCAGATCGACA gagAGCCTGGAGATTCAGCTACTCCaccatggaagaaaaagaaaaaagtggttgAACCTTCAGCAACAG
- the ORC6 gene encoding origin recognition complex subunit 6 isoform X1: MRSLRIATKSSPRSPQLEKARVQQRRPNTADKKAEEYLRLSHVKCIGLSARTTETSNAVMCLDLAASCMKYPLDRAYLIKLSGLNKKMYQSCLKSFECLLGLNSNIGIRDLAVQFSCTEAVNMASKILQSYESSLPQTQQVDLDLSRPLFTSAALLSACKILKLKVDKNKMAATSGVKKAMFDRLCKQLEKIGQQIDREPGDSATPPWKKKKKVVEPSATEIENVVEIPHKPQKDEDLTQDYEQWKRKILENAAKAQKATTE; the protein is encoded by the exons atgagaagcctgcgcattgcaacgaagagtagcccccgctcgccgcaactagagaaagcccgcgtgcagcaacgaagacccaacacagccgataa GAAAGCAGAGGAGTACTTGCGACTGTCCCATGTGAAGTGTATTGGCCTGTCTGCACGAACCACAGAAACCAGCAATGCAGTCATGTGCCTGGACCTTGCAGCTTCCTGCATGAAGTACCCCTTGGACAGG GCTTATTTAATTAAACTTTCTGGTTTGAACAAGAAGATGTATCAGAGTTGTCTTAAATCTTTTGAGTGTTTACTGGGCCTGAACTCGAATATTGGAATAAGAGACCTAGCTGTACAGTTTAGCTGTACAGAAGCAGTGAACATGGCTTCAAAGATACTGCAAAG CTATGAGTCCAGTCTTCCACAAACACAACAAGTGGATCTTGACTTATCCAGGCCGCTTTTCACCAGTGCTGCACTACTTTCAGCATGCAA GATTCTAAAGCTAAAGgtggacaaaaataaaatggcagccACATCCGGTGTAAAAAAAGCCATGTTTGATCGACTCTGTAAACAGTTAGAGAAGATTGGGCAGCAGATCGACA gagAGCCTGGAGATTCAGCTACTCCaccatggaagaaaaagaaaaaagtggttgAACCTTCAGCAACAG aaATAGAGAATGTAGTAGAGATCCCACATAAACCGCAAAAAGATGAAGATCTGACACAGGATTATGAACAGTGGAAAaggaaaattttggaaaatgctgCCAAAGCACAAAAGGCTACAACAGAGTGA
- the ORC6 gene encoding origin recognition complex subunit 6 isoform X3 — MRSLRIATKSSPRSPQLEKARVQQRRPNTADKKAEEYLRLSHVKCIGLSARTTETSNAVMCLDLAASCMKYPLDRAYLIKLSGLNKKMYQSCLKSFECLLGLNSNIGIRDLAVQFSCTEAVNMASKILQSYESSLPQTQQVDLDLSRPLFTSAALLSACKILKLKVDKNKMAATSGVKKAMFDRLCKQLEKIGQQIDREPGDSATPPWKKKKKVVEPSATEVAD, encoded by the exons atgagaagcctgcgcattgcaacgaagagtagcccccgctcgccgcaactagagaaagcccgcgtgcagcaacgaagacccaacacagccgataa GAAAGCAGAGGAGTACTTGCGACTGTCCCATGTGAAGTGTATTGGCCTGTCTGCACGAACCACAGAAACCAGCAATGCAGTCATGTGCCTGGACCTTGCAGCTTCCTGCATGAAGTACCCCTTGGACAGG GCTTATTTAATTAAACTTTCTGGTTTGAACAAGAAGATGTATCAGAGTTGTCTTAAATCTTTTGAGTGTTTACTGGGCCTGAACTCGAATATTGGAATAAGAGACCTAGCTGTACAGTTTAGCTGTACAGAAGCAGTGAACATGGCTTCAAAGATACTGCAAAG CTATGAGTCCAGTCTTCCACAAACACAACAAGTGGATCTTGACTTATCCAGGCCGCTTTTCACCAGTGCTGCACTACTTTCAGCATGCAA GATTCTAAAGCTAAAGgtggacaaaaataaaatggcagccACATCCGGTGTAAAAAAAGCCATGTTTGATCGACTCTGTAAACAGTTAGAGAAGATTGGGCAGCAGATCGACA gagAGCCTGGAGATTCAGCTACTCCaccatggaagaaaaagaaaaaagtggttgAACCTTCAGCAACAG